A genome region from Sphingorhabdus sp. SMR4y includes the following:
- a CDS encoding enoyl-CoA hydratase/isomerase family protein, which translates to MSYFPTEDRDGTTIVTLTNGDRNTLHPELLAEGISVFQTLAKNPPDKGIVLTGAGAHFTCGMDTKVAATLDKAGQKQAAAAIDAFAAALHRLPCALVVALNGHTIGAGGIMALAADWIVAAQGDHKIGLPEAKAGLPFPPVPQAILDHWLDPVWRRRLALSSHLLNPVEALSAGLADELADPAQLIDKAVACAQELSSQPGFKACKRQLRAKANAEIDTILNG; encoded by the coding sequence ATGAGCTATTTCCCGACTGAGGATCGAGACGGCACCACGATTGTCACGCTGACCAACGGTGATCGCAACACGCTCCACCCCGAGCTGCTGGCGGAGGGTATTTCGGTCTTCCAGACACTGGCCAAAAATCCGCCGGACAAGGGTATTGTTCTGACCGGAGCAGGCGCACATTTCACCTGCGGCATGGATACAAAAGTGGCGGCGACCCTGGACAAGGCGGGTCAGAAGCAGGCCGCAGCGGCAATCGATGCTTTTGCGGCTGCACTTCACCGCCTGCCCTGCGCATTGGTGGTTGCACTAAATGGCCACACCATTGGTGCCGGCGGCATCATGGCGCTCGCTGCCGACTGGATCGTGGCGGCGCAGGGCGATCACAAGATCGGACTGCCGGAAGCAAAGGCCGGCCTGCCCTTTCCGCCCGTCCCGCAAGCAATATTGGATCACTGGCTGGACCCTGTCTGGCGCCGACGCCTGGCATTGTCATCGCATCTGCTGAACCCTGTAGAAGCGTTGAGTGCCGGGCTGGCTGACGAACTGGCCGACCCCGCTCAGTTGATCGATAAGGCAGTCGCTTGCGCCCAAGAACTGTCATCCCAGCCCGGATTCAAGGCCTGTAAACGGCAATTGCGCGCCAAAGCCAATGCCGAGATTGACACAATTTTGAATGGCTAG
- a CDS encoding TonB-dependent receptor domain-containing protein, whose product MSKPAPLASILLLSTALSPLPALAQASPADVEEPSAAEPAEDSQSGDEVDISAPGGSFSGEIIVRGRYIPDTIRNNSSVISVLSTEDIARSGDGDIAGALERVTGLSVDSGGFVYVRGLGDRYSQALLNGTPIPSPEPLKRVVPLDIFPASVLASATVQKSYSVNYPGEFGGGLINLTTAAIPDDSYFEFGMGIGMNSETTGKLGYTHFGSDSDWTGFDDGTRDLPAGLAAAFNAGSRIELGPDFTQEQLQDFTASLINAPTTLVQRNNEIPVNWSADMSAGLVQDIGASRLGVIFNASYSNKFFTRDSIEQGGTTSIVADDGRNVRTDHNIVVSGLLGLGLEVDEHTIRWTNLYIRDTLKQTSLKAADNINTGEIDPTTPADEIRQRTNWIERQLIDTVLVGEFKFGDISLDVRGGYANSQREAPYERSFTYFYDPVAGDYVNNLLTNPQSATIAFSDLNEDVWNGGIDLAYALPTARNITLSTGYSYVNTTRNAFRRDFRYFPTSNLPFAVSQERPDYLVSDFNVYGGYTQGITTDGIFIQEDQTNAGSQAYDAELTVHGAYAKADVELLDFVQAELGVRYESAEQSITALDIYNDGTLLQTAPLENDYWLPAGTLTWNFADDMQFRASASKTIARPQFRELARPQYLDPDSGRVFSGNPFLEDSELFNAEARVEYYFGDGERVLLAGFYKKIDNPIEPVAFIPAGSSDFQTTFANAPEAQLYGAEIELLKYFPMNGLGDSDFFADRRFVAIANYTYTDSKLKIGANDTTILDDTLGVRPADQVFIDGAPLTGQSKHLANFQFGIENTEQLSQYTFLLSYASDRVTTRGPITGGQPDPDLVQDASLKLDFVAREAITIAGQELEIKFEARNLTNENFRETQSGNVLIVNQQYDLGRSFSLGIKAKF is encoded by the coding sequence ATGTCGAAACCTGCCCCACTCGCTAGCATTCTCCTTTTATCCACAGCACTCAGCCCTCTTCCGGCTCTGGCGCAAGCGAGCCCGGCTGACGTCGAGGAGCCTTCCGCAGCGGAGCCTGCCGAGGACAGTCAGTCCGGCGATGAAGTCGACATTTCCGCTCCGGGCGGCAGCTTCAGTGGTGAGATCATCGTTCGCGGCCGCTATATTCCCGATACCATCCGCAACAATTCGAGCGTGATTTCCGTTCTTTCAACGGAAGATATTGCCCGGTCGGGCGATGGCGATATCGCCGGTGCTCTGGAACGGGTCACCGGTCTTTCGGTCGACAGCGGCGGCTTTGTCTATGTTCGTGGTCTTGGCGATCGCTATTCGCAGGCTTTGCTGAATGGTACTCCCATTCCTTCGCCCGAACCGCTGAAGCGCGTTGTGCCGCTTGATATTTTTCCTGCTTCGGTGCTGGCCAGTGCCACGGTGCAGAAGAGCTATTCGGTAAATTATCCCGGAGAGTTCGGCGGCGGTCTGATCAATCTGACCACTGCCGCCATTCCCGATGACAGCTATTTCGAATTCGGAATGGGCATCGGCATGAATAGCGAAACGACCGGAAAACTCGGTTATACCCATTTTGGCAGTGATAGTGACTGGACCGGTTTTGATGACGGCACCCGCGACCTGCCGGCCGGGCTGGCGGCGGCTTTTAATGCCGGGTCTCGCATCGAATTGGGGCCTGATTTTACCCAGGAGCAATTGCAGGATTTTACTGCCAGTCTGATCAACGCGCCGACCACGCTGGTGCAGCGCAATAACGAAATTCCGGTGAACTGGAGCGCCGATATGAGCGCCGGTCTGGTTCAGGATATCGGTGCCAGCCGTCTGGGCGTGATTTTCAACGCGTCCTATAGCAACAAGTTTTTTACCCGCGATTCAATCGAGCAGGGCGGTACCACCAGTATCGTAGCCGATGACGGGCGGAATGTCCGTACCGATCACAATATCGTGGTCAGCGGGCTTCTCGGCCTCGGGCTCGAGGTGGACGAACATACGATCCGCTGGACCAACCTCTACATCCGGGACACTTTGAAACAGACAAGTCTCAAGGCAGCGGACAATATCAATACCGGTGAAATCGATCCGACGACACCGGCTGACGAAATACGCCAGCGGACCAACTGGATCGAACGGCAACTGATTGACACCGTGCTGGTCGGCGAGTTTAAATTCGGCGATATATCGCTTGATGTCCGCGGCGGTTATGCGAATTCGCAGCGCGAAGCTCCCTATGAGCGTTCATTCACCTATTTCTATGACCCGGTTGCCGGGGATTATGTAAACAACCTGCTGACCAACCCGCAATCGGCCACTATCGCCTTCAGCGATCTGAACGAAGATGTGTGGAACGGGGGCATTGACCTTGCCTATGCCCTGCCGACAGCGCGCAATATAACATTGTCGACCGGCTATAGCTATGTGAATACGACACGAAATGCATTCCGGCGGGACTTCCGCTATTTTCCCACGAGCAACCTGCCATTCGCAGTGAGTCAGGAGCGGCCCGATTATCTTGTGTCCGACTTCAATGTCTACGGCGGATACACGCAGGGCATCACCACTGACGGCATCTTCATCCAGGAAGACCAGACCAACGCGGGTTCGCAAGCCTATGATGCGGAGCTGACGGTTCACGGCGCTTATGCAAAAGCGGATGTGGAGTTGCTGGATTTCGTGCAGGCCGAACTGGGTGTTCGCTATGAATCCGCGGAGCAGTCGATAACGGCACTGGATATCTATAACGACGGCACGCTGCTGCAGACGGCTCCGCTCGAAAATGACTATTGGCTGCCCGCTGGCACGCTGACGTGGAATTTTGCCGATGATATGCAATTCCGCGCAAGTGCTTCGAAAACCATAGCCCGACCACAATTTCGCGAACTGGCCCGCCCGCAATATCTGGATCCGGACTCCGGCCGGGTCTTCTCGGGCAACCCGTTCCTCGAGGATAGCGAACTGTTCAACGCCGAAGCGCGCGTAGAATATTATTTTGGTGATGGTGAACGGGTGCTGCTGGCCGGCTTCTACAAGAAGATCGACAATCCGATTGAACCGGTTGCATTCATTCCAGCTGGTAGCTCGGACTTCCAGACCACTTTTGCCAATGCTCCCGAAGCCCAGCTTTATGGAGCCGAAATTGAGTTGCTCAAATATTTCCCAATGAATGGCCTCGGTGATTCCGACTTTTTTGCGGACAGAAGATTCGTTGCGATTGCTAATTATACCTACACCGACTCCAAGCTGAAGATCGGCGCGAACGATACCACAATATTGGACGATACGCTTGGTGTTCGCCCGGCCGATCAGGTGTTCATCGATGGTGCGCCATTGACCGGACAGTCAAAGCATCTGGCGAATTTTCAGTTCGGTATCGAAAATACCGAACAGCTTTCGCAATATACCTTCCTGCTCAGCTATGCGAGCGACCGGGTGACCACGCGCGGCCCGATCACCGGCGGCCAGCCTGATCCGGATCTGGTGCAGGATGCCAGCCTGAAACTTGATTTTGTCGCGAGGGAAGCCATCACCATTGCCGGACAGGAACTTGAAATCAAATTCGAGGCCCGCAACCTGACCAATGAAAATTTCCGGGAAACCCAGTCGGGCAACGTGTTGATCGTTAACCAGCAATATGATCTCGGCCGCAGCTTCTCACTCGGCATCAAGGCGAAATTCTAG
- a CDS encoding protein-L-isoaspartate O-methyltransferase family protein has protein sequence MRKSMVVSQLRTTDVSDPRVIAAMGHIAREDFVPAAQRSFAYADRGVQISAGRALNPPLATGRLLNMAHATKDDKVLLIGAATGYTAALLAQLAGSVVAVEQDAKLAALAEKNLADFDNIRVETGKHSDGWGESAPYSVIVIDGLVEEIPQSLVDQLAPDGRIVAAIMNDGVSRLALGRTAEGHVGYQYFADCGASPLPGFEKAKSFTF, from the coding sequence ATGCGCAAATCCATGGTGGTCAGCCAGTTGCGCACAACCGATGTCAGCGATCCGCGGGTTATAGCGGCGATGGGCCATATCGCCCGTGAAGATTTCGTTCCCGCTGCGCAGCGCAGCTTTGCTTATGCGGACCGCGGGGTACAGATTAGCGCAGGCCGGGCATTGAATCCCCCGCTCGCCACCGGACGCTTGCTGAATATGGCGCATGCGACCAAAGACGACAAAGTTCTGCTGATTGGCGCGGCTACCGGCTATACTGCCGCGCTGCTGGCGCAACTCGCAGGTTCCGTGGTCGCGGTGGAGCAGGACGCCAAATTGGCGGCTCTTGCAGAAAAAAATCTCGCCGATTTCGACAATATCCGTGTGGAAACCGGCAAGCATAGCGACGGATGGGGCGAGTCTGCGCCTTATTCCGTGATCGTAATCGACGGACTGGTGGAGGAGATTCCCCAGTCTCTGGTCGATCAGCTCGCGCCGGATGGCCGGATCGTCGCAGCCATCATGAATGATGGCGTGTCCCGGCTTGCTCTGGGCCGGACGGCAGAAGGACATGTCGGCTATCAATATTTTGCAGATTGCGGGGCGAGTCCCCTGCCCGGCTTTGAAAAAGCTAAAAGCTTTACATTCTAA
- a CDS encoding DUF2497 domain-containing protein gives MAEQNRESSMEEILSSIKRIIAEDKAIDDDHPMPRRKTSTKPALQAVPDITPAEENEEILELTDELPGHKSSSASGVFGDRRKEERLIDDNKLDSMRQSLSALVEKEAMERKPAALPAGGTSLEDLTRDLMRPMIKQWLDANLPDLVEELVAREIQRLSEK, from the coding sequence ATGGCCGAACAGAACAGGGAATCGTCGATGGAGGAAATTCTCTCCTCGATCAAACGTATCATCGCCGAAGACAAGGCGATCGACGATGATCACCCCATGCCACGCCGCAAGACCAGCACAAAACCGGCGTTGCAGGCTGTTCCTGACATAACGCCGGCAGAAGAGAATGAAGAAATACTCGAACTGACCGACGAACTGCCGGGCCATAAAAGCTCCTCCGCGAGCGGCGTGTTCGGCGACCGGCGCAAGGAAGAGCGGCTGATCGATGACAACAAGCTGGACAGCATGCGCCAATCCCTGTCGGCCCTGGTCGAGAAAGAAGCGATGGAACGCAAACCAGCCGCGCTGCCCGCGGGCGGCACTTCTCTGGAAGATCTGACCCGCGACCTGATGCGACCAATGATAAAGCAATGGCTGGATGCCAATTTGCCGGATCTGGTTGAGGAACTGGTGGCGCGCGAAATCCAGCGGCTGAGCGAGAAATAG
- a CDS encoding alpha/beta hydrolase family protein, with protein sequence MTAQDLATLKRMGSVTVSPDENWAVFDVTETAPETYERSSALYLLDLSSTDAAPVRIFDQPDKSEHSPAFAPDGSLYYLSDASGSEQLWHADVTAGDGDATPVQASALQAAVSGFKLSPKGDKIALWGDIARDCPTFGCADSGNRAEPGPGTGREYDELFIRHWSSWETPGNYSRIFAFELQNGKITGDGTALDGDLVGDSPSKPFGGGEEIAWVPDEDGVFFALRTADRNEPKSTNIDIHGAKADGTGTVNYTDSNEATDTLPAFSSDGEWLAWAAMERPGYEADRLVVKLRKQGNDEDEAIALTKDWDRSVGSIVWTPDDKYLIVTAQEILDHPAFAVEVATGKVTRLTAGGNVGTTIPLQDGSLIFTMNSLQTPTDLYRRAADGSITQLTSINGSELAKIDKVEIKRFHFAGANGDTVWGQIIKPEGATGKLPMAFLVHGGPQSSFGNSWSTRWNPKVMAAQGYAAVTIDFHGSAGYGQEFTDSINQDWGGKPLEDLKLGYAAALKTDPQIDGERSCALGGSYGGYMMNWIAGNWPDRFECLVNHAGIFDLRAMAMSTEELWFDQWDHGGSWWTRPHPEKWNPVNQIENWTTPTLFIHGEKDFRIPYTQSIMPFTVAQEMNIPSKLLIYPNENHWVLKGKNSVQWYRTVFDWMDRWTAPAKAEGQGQ encoded by the coding sequence ATGACTGCGCAAGACCTCGCCACGTTGAAACGTATGGGGTCGGTCACGGTTTCTCCGGACGAAAATTGGGCAGTGTTCGACGTAACGGAAACCGCTCCGGAAACCTACGAGCGGTCCAGCGCGCTTTATCTGCTGGACCTGAGCAGCACAGATGCTGCTCCCGTACGCATTTTCGACCAGCCTGACAAAAGCGAACATAGTCCTGCCTTTGCACCTGACGGGAGTCTATATTATCTGAGCGATGCCAGCGGTTCGGAACAGCTTTGGCATGCCGATGTGACAGCGGGCGATGGCGACGCCACTCCGGTGCAGGCCAGTGCTTTGCAAGCCGCCGTTTCCGGCTTCAAACTTTCGCCCAAAGGTGATAAAATCGCGCTCTGGGGTGATATTGCGAGAGACTGCCCCACTTTCGGTTGCGCGGACAGTGGCAACAGGGCCGAACCTGGCCCCGGAACAGGCCGAGAATATGACGAGCTCTTCATCCGACACTGGTCAAGCTGGGAAACACCGGGCAATTACAGCCGGATATTCGCATTTGAGCTGCAGAACGGTAAAATCACTGGTGACGGCACAGCGCTGGATGGCGATCTTGTCGGTGACAGCCCCTCCAAGCCCTTCGGCGGCGGTGAGGAAATTGCGTGGGTTCCCGACGAGGATGGCGTGTTTTTCGCGCTCAGAACCGCGGATCGGAATGAACCCAAATCCACCAATATCGATATCCATGGTGCCAAGGCAGATGGAACGGGAACGGTCAACTATACCGACAGCAACGAAGCAACCGATACGCTTCCGGCTTTCTCCTCCGACGGGGAATGGCTGGCCTGGGCAGCGATGGAGCGGCCCGGATATGAAGCAGACCGACTGGTCGTTAAATTGCGCAAGCAGGGTAACGACGAAGACGAAGCGATTGCCCTGACAAAAGACTGGGACCGTTCGGTCGGGTCGATCGTCTGGACGCCCGATGACAAATATCTTATCGTGACAGCCCAGGAAATACTCGATCACCCCGCCTTTGCGGTGGAAGTCGCGACCGGCAAGGTCACCCGTCTGACCGCAGGCGGCAATGTCGGCACCACAATTCCGTTGCAGGACGGTTCGCTGATCTTCACGATGAACAGCCTGCAAACGCCGACCGACCTGTACCGACGCGCGGCGGACGGAAGTATCACGCAATTGACCAGCATCAATGGTTCCGAACTGGCCAAGATCGACAAAGTCGAAATCAAGCGGTTCCATTTTGCCGGGGCCAATGGCGACACTGTCTGGGGACAGATAATCAAACCGGAAGGCGCAACCGGCAAGCTACCGATGGCATTTCTCGTCCATGGCGGCCCCCAGAGCAGCTTCGGAAACAGTTGGTCGACACGCTGGAATCCGAAAGTAATGGCTGCGCAAGGCTATGCGGCCGTGACCATCGATTTCCATGGCTCGGCCGGCTACGGTCAGGAATTTACCGACAGCATCAATCAGGACTGGGGTGGAAAACCACTGGAAGACCTGAAGCTTGGCTATGCAGCAGCACTGAAGACCGACCCGCAAATCGACGGCGAGCGGTCCTGCGCTCTCGGCGGATCCTACGGTGGCTATATGATGAACTGGATCGCCGGCAACTGGCCCGACCGGTTCGAATGCCTGGTCAATCACGCCGGTATATTTGACCTGCGCGCTATGGCGATGAGCACCGAAGAACTCTGGTTTGACCAGTGGGATCATGGCGGCAGCTGGTGGACACGTCCACACCCGGAAAAATGGAACCCGGTGAACCAGATAGAAAACTGGACAACACCAACGCTGTTCATCCACGGTGAAAAGGACTTCCGGATTCCCTATACCCAGAGCATCATGCCCTTCACCGTCGCTCAGGAAATGAACATCCCTTCCAAATTGCTGATCTACCCGAATGAAAACCATTGGGTGCTCAAAGGCAAGAACAGTGTCCAATGGTACCGCACGGTGTTTGACTGGATGGACAGATGGACCGCTCCCGCCAAGGCGGAGGGCCAAGGCCAATGA
- a CDS encoding TolC family outer membrane protein: protein MSRRPLFLGTAIVALLSAPVQADTLRDALEAAYQTNPTLSGARAAQRATDETVAIAKADGRPSATTDFGFQENFLRSANSFTAPLRQSTAGGSVDVPIYSGGAVKNAIRAARTRVEAGQYDLRATEASVFSNVVATYMDVIRDTAIVKLNRANVGVLTVNLEATSDRFEIGDLTRTDVAQSESRLEVAKGDLETVRASLIRSKENYIALVGHEPGELEPPPPLPDMPETPDQAVDVALTYNPDLLAAKERSNAAEFDIKTARAGNKPKVSTYAQGRYLNYHGTLGGNVPGSVFIQEQSTAEVGIRASMPIYQGGRPAAQIRQAQARSGQAYEQLIAVERDVIAQTRAAYSSWRAAERVIQSSERAVAAASLSLEGVRAENSVGNRTILDILNAEQELLNAQVQLVAARRNSYVAGFSLLAAMGRAEARDLGLEGGPLYDPDLNYDRVDDMFYDFQSDPDPEPQASRTVDTEAQKAEIEPLPETPKRQ, encoded by the coding sequence ATGAGTAGACGCCCCCTTTTCCTTGGAACAGCTATTGTGGCGCTGCTGTCTGCACCGGTGCAAGCCGACACATTGCGTGATGCGCTGGAAGCTGCTTATCAGACCAACCCGACCCTGTCCGGCGCGCGCGCAGCCCAGCGGGCGACTGACGAGACCGTCGCGATAGCCAAAGCCGATGGCCGTCCGAGTGCCACAACCGATTTCGGTTTTCAGGAGAATTTCCTGCGCAGTGCCAATAGTTTCACCGCTCCATTGCGCCAGTCGACGGCAGGAGGATCGGTCGACGTGCCGATCTATTCCGGAGGTGCGGTCAAAAATGCCATCCGCGCCGCGCGCACCAGAGTCGAAGCGGGCCAATATGACCTCCGCGCGACCGAGGCGAGCGTATTCAGCAATGTGGTTGCCACCTATATGGACGTGATCCGCGACACCGCGATTGTGAAACTTAACCGGGCCAATGTTGGCGTTCTCACGGTCAATCTTGAAGCGACGAGCGACCGATTCGAAATCGGAGATTTGACGCGGACCGACGTGGCGCAATCGGAATCCCGGCTGGAAGTTGCGAAGGGTGACCTGGAAACCGTGCGTGCGAGCCTGATTCGCAGCAAGGAAAATTATATCGCCCTGGTTGGCCACGAACCCGGCGAGCTGGAACCACCGCCCCCCTTGCCGGACATGCCGGAAACTCCCGATCAGGCCGTGGATGTGGCGCTGACCTATAATCCGGATTTGCTTGCCGCCAAGGAACGCAGCAATGCCGCCGAATTTGATATCAAGACGGCACGGGCAGGAAATAAACCCAAGGTCAGCACCTATGCCCAAGGGCGCTATTTAAATTATCACGGCACGCTAGGCGGCAATGTCCCCGGCAGCGTTTTCATACAGGAGCAGTCCACCGCCGAAGTGGGCATTCGTGCCAGCATGCCAATATATCAGGGCGGCCGGCCGGCGGCACAGATACGTCAGGCACAGGCGCGTTCCGGTCAAGCCTATGAGCAGTTGATAGCGGTCGAGCGCGATGTCATCGCACAAACCCGTGCGGCCTATTCCAGCTGGCGCGCTGCGGAACGGGTGATCCAGTCTTCCGAGCGGGCCGTTGCCGCGGCCAGCCTGTCTCTGGAAGGTGTGCGCGCGGAAAATTCTGTCGGCAACCGCACCATTCTGGATATCTTGAACGCCGAGCAGGAATTGCTCAACGCACAGGTTCAACTGGTCGCCGCTCGCCGCAACAGCTATGTCGCCGGCTTCTCCCTGCTTGCGGCCATGGGTCGTGCAGAAGCCCGTGATCTGGGCCTGGAGGGCGGACCACTGTATGATCCGGACCTTAATTATGACCGGGTCGACGATATGTTCTACGACTTTCAAAGCGACCCCGATCCGGAGCCGCAGGCGAGCAGGACCGTTGACACGGAAGCGCAAAAAGCGGAGATAGAGCCGTTGCCAGAGACACCGAAACGCCAATAG